A genomic window from Salvia splendens isolate huo1 chromosome 11, SspV2, whole genome shotgun sequence includes:
- the LOC121753974 gene encoding probable pectate lyase 18: MALSSLIQSLLILISFFLFTSLIAAMPTLQDPELVVQEVHRKLNASRRRLGFLSCNTGNPIDDCWRCDPNWEQNRQKLADCAIGFGKNAIGGRDGKIYIVTDSKDDDPVNPKPGTLRHAVIQDEPLWIIFERDMVIQLKEELIMNSFKTIDGRGASVHIANGPCITIQYVTNIIIHGVHIHDCKQGGNAKVRDSPQHFGWRTISDGDGVSIFGGSHVWVDHCSLSSCTDGLIDAIHGATGITISNNYMTHHNKVMLLGHSDTYLQDKGMQVTIAFNHFGEGLVQRMPRCRHGYFHVVNNDYTHWEMYAIGGSADPTINSQGNRFLAPDDRFNKQVTKHDDAPESQWKNWNWRSEGDLMLNGAFFVASGVGASSSYAKASSLGARPSSLVGPITSGSGALVCRKGSRC, translated from the exons ATGGCACTCTCTTCACTAATCCAATCCCTACTTATCCTAATATCATTTTTTCTATTCACATCACTCATTGCCGCCATGCCAACCCTACAAGACCCTGAGCTTGTTGTCCAAGAAGTACATAG gaaATTAAATGCTTCTAGAAGAAGGTTGGGTTTCTTATCATGCAACACAGGTAACCCAATCGATGACTGCTGGCGGTGCGACCCCAACTGGGAGCAGAATCGCCAGAAGCTTGCCGATTGTGCCATAGGTTTTGGTAAGAACGCTATCGGAGGTAGGGATGGCAAGATCTACATTGTGACGGACTCAAAAGACGATGATCCCGTGAACCCTAAGCCAGGGACGCTCCGCCATGCTGTCATCCAAGACGAGCCATTGTGGATCATATTCGAGCGTGACATGGTCATTCAATTGAAGGAGGAATTGATCATGAACTCATTTAAGACCATTGATGGTAGGGGCGCTAGTGTGCACATTGCTAACGGTCCATGCATCACCATACAATATGTGACCAACATCATCATCCATGGTGTTCACATACATGATTGTAAGCAAGGCGGGAACGCTAAGGTGCGGGACTCCCCACAACACTTCGGGTGGAGAACCATATCCGACGGTGATGGTGTGTCGATCTTTGGTGGGAGCCACGTGTGGGTTGATCATTGTTCCTTGTCTAGTTGCACTGATGGGCTCATTGATGCAATCCATGGGGCCACGGGTATTACAATCTCTAACAATTATATGACTCATCATAATAAGGTTATGCTTTTAGGGCATAGTGATACATATCTCCAAGATAAGGGCATGCAAGTCACCATTGCATTCAATCACTTTGGAGAAGGGCTTGTACAAAGAATGCCAAG ATGTAGACATGGCTACTTCCATGTGGTGAACAATGACTACACTCATTGGGAGATGTATGCTATTGGAGGGAGTGCTGACCCCACAATTAACAGCCAAGGCAACAGATTTCTTGCCCCTGATGACAGATTTAACAAACAG GTTACAAAACACGACGACGCACCCGAAAGTCAGTGGAAGAACTGGAATTGGAGATCGGAGGGAGACCTAATGCTAAATGGTGCATTTTTTGTAGCTTCGGGAGTGGGGGCCTCGTCGAGTTATGCTAAGGCGTCGAGCTTGGGTGCTCGGCCATCAAGCCTAGTGGGGCCCATCACCTCTGGTTCCGGTGCTCTCGTCTGCCGGAAGGGCTCTCGCTGCTAA